A part of Myxococcus landrumus genomic DNA contains:
- the trxA gene encoding thioredoxin, whose translation MSEHPVDLTAESFEQTTGAPGLVLVDFWAEWCGPCRNFAPIFAATAQKHPDVVFGKVDTEAEQDLAGRFEVQSIPTLMAFKGGVVVHRSSGAMPAARLDALVKSLKSVDVDAVKRAEENKKLTEQGIVPPGVHPDAEWDEGDSEWVHGAKDAKGRKLGPYKYWRADGTLCNECVFENDKPHGPFKRFHESGDVSQDGEFVKGDLHGPRTWYASDKYTTERMHENGVSTAIRKTVMMYEHGRVVGVKHYDGQDRRVVPTTGEPYPDRPQNVPVEAEYREDMKQWSHVHLDVAGERHGLSRFWLPDGELLWEGEYVDGSRQGLYRSLAKDEYLDPAVRFDEGRFDQGEACDVWTLLDADRAVLLSRDLGVAQFEDELSESQVLTNPPRPASAWREYAETCLKARKHREAVLAMARAVASDQLVAPMHDLLERVALPRTLKNARGTAGEVLENASNSWAALAGALVRGGDVAMLLRGCAVLLDQSDKPRAALDFINAAMLLAPERADYLFTRGLILLNMGLDAHALKDAEGLAKVEPDTADFLRAYTRGLFPVFDFWPGKETPHSTYNDLPEKPAQSIGAIQRIVQKYATRLQKIRTELQGRFKAGVSMPWMPPDLSALLPEGPVELVEDEVEVGEDSVAVDESLAVAGVGLPDLVRFARADWSALTWLLWSCGESKLVMPKKVASPANFGHAAGMSSQRLWRARDRRVTGGRGAKASGAASFEFEGVAIDAVHPQLVGIVEQHYSETQAMFYWLADSDNVSPWQDNLRGS comes from the coding sequence GTGAGTGAGCACCCCGTCGACTTGACGGCCGAGTCGTTCGAGCAGACCACCGGCGCCCCGGGGTTGGTCCTGGTGGACTTCTGGGCGGAGTGGTGTGGTCCGTGCCGGAACTTCGCACCCATCTTCGCCGCCACCGCGCAGAAGCACCCCGACGTCGTCTTCGGAAAGGTCGACACGGAGGCGGAGCAGGACCTGGCGGGACGCTTCGAGGTCCAGTCCATCCCCACGCTCATGGCCTTCAAGGGCGGCGTGGTGGTCCATCGCTCGAGCGGCGCGATGCCAGCGGCCCGGCTGGATGCGCTGGTCAAGTCGCTGAAGTCGGTGGACGTGGACGCGGTGAAGCGCGCGGAAGAGAACAAGAAGCTCACCGAGCAGGGCATCGTCCCGCCGGGCGTCCATCCCGATGCGGAGTGGGATGAGGGCGACAGCGAGTGGGTGCACGGCGCGAAGGACGCCAAGGGGCGCAAGCTGGGGCCCTACAAGTACTGGCGCGCGGACGGCACGCTCTGCAACGAGTGCGTCTTCGAGAACGACAAGCCGCACGGCCCCTTCAAGCGCTTCCACGAGAGCGGCGACGTCTCCCAGGACGGCGAGTTCGTGAAGGGCGACCTCCACGGGCCGCGCACCTGGTACGCCTCCGACAAGTACACGACGGAGCGCATGCACGAGAACGGCGTCTCCACGGCCATCCGCAAGACGGTCATGATGTATGAGCACGGCCGGGTCGTGGGCGTGAAGCACTACGATGGCCAGGACCGCCGCGTCGTTCCGACGACGGGAGAGCCGTACCCCGACCGTCCCCAGAACGTCCCGGTGGAGGCCGAGTACCGCGAGGACATGAAGCAGTGGTCGCACGTCCACCTGGACGTCGCGGGCGAGCGCCACGGGTTGTCGCGCTTCTGGCTTCCGGATGGCGAGCTGCTCTGGGAGGGCGAGTACGTGGATGGTTCGCGCCAGGGGCTCTATCGCTCGTTGGCGAAGGACGAATACCTGGACCCCGCGGTGCGGTTCGACGAGGGCCGCTTCGACCAGGGTGAGGCGTGTGATGTCTGGACGCTGCTCGACGCGGACCGCGCGGTGTTGCTGTCGCGGGACCTGGGCGTCGCGCAGTTCGAGGACGAGCTGAGCGAGTCGCAGGTCCTCACCAATCCTCCGCGGCCCGCATCGGCGTGGCGTGAGTACGCCGAGACGTGTCTGAAGGCGCGCAAGCACCGCGAGGCAGTGCTGGCCATGGCGCGCGCGGTGGCCAGCGACCAGTTGGTGGCGCCGATGCACGACCTGCTGGAGCGCGTGGCCCTGCCGCGGACGCTGAAGAACGCGAGGGGCACGGCGGGCGAGGTGCTGGAGAACGCGAGCAACTCCTGGGCGGCCCTGGCGGGCGCGCTGGTGCGCGGCGGTGACGTGGCCATGCTGCTGCGCGGCTGCGCGGTGTTGCTGGACCAGTCGGACAAGCCCCGGGCGGCGCTGGACTTCATCAACGCGGCGATGCTGCTGGCGCCGGAGCGCGCGGACTACCTGTTCACGCGCGGTCTCATCCTGTTGAACATGGGGCTGGACGCGCACGCGCTGAAGGACGCCGAGGGGCTGGCGAAGGTGGAGCCCGACACGGCGGACTTCCTCCGGGCCTACACGCGGGGCCTGTTCCCCGTGTTCGACTTCTGGCCGGGGAAGGAGACGCCGCACTCGACCTACAACGACCTGCCGGAGAAGCCCGCGCAGTCGATTGGCGCCATCCAGCGCATCGTCCAGAAATACGCCACGCGGTTGCAGAAGATTCGCACCGAGCTCCAGGGGCGGTTCAAGGCCGGCGTGTCGATGCCGTGGATGCCGCCGGACCTGTCCGCGCTGCTCCCGGAGGGCCCGGTGGAGCTGGTGGAGGACGAGGTGGAGGTGGGCGAGGACTCCGTCGCCGTGGACGAGAGCCTGGCGGTGGCGGGCGTGGGGTTGCCCGACCTGGTTCGCTTCGCCCGCGCGGATTGGAGCGCGCTCACCTGGCTGTTGTGGTCGTGTGGTGAGTCGAAGCTGGTGATGCCCAAGAAGGTCGCGTCTCCCGCGAACTTCGGCCATGCGGCGGGCATGTCGAGTCAGCGCCTGTGGCGCGCGAGAGATCGCCGCGTGACGGGTGGACGTGGCGCCAAGGCCTCGGGTGCCGCGAGCTTCGAGTTCGAAGGGGTGGCCATCGACGCGGTCCACCCGCAGCTCGTGGGCATCGTCGAGCAGCACTACAGTGAGACGCAGGCGATGTTCTATTGGCTGGCGGACAGTGACAACGTTTCTCCCTGGCAGGACAACCTGAGGGGGAGCTGA
- a CDS encoding phosphatase PAP2 family protein has protein sequence MLRDVRTLIPSLALSLLVALVPATPAQAQSPEDAPRLHELRFDWARDGIITGTSAVLWISSEALFKDDLAPAECRWCDRAPDGTDRLNRLDRWGRGLAGDTDASRHRAATWSNILGFGAVPLGVMGAQFALVRSSNAPDRFFAEDATIILESTMLAILANQAVKFIAGRERPFVHVLSADQKHLTEQPSDNNLSFYSGHTSLAFSLVVSAGTVAALRGYEHQEWIWAVGLPLAASVGLLRMGADKHYLTDVAMGAILGSAFGVAIPLLMHGRQQAVEPSASSTPPTATRWRPMVGARMAGISGVF, from the coding sequence ATGCTGCGTGACGTGCGCACGCTCATACCGTCCCTTGCACTTTCCCTTCTGGTCGCTCTCGTCCCCGCGACGCCGGCCCAGGCCCAGTCCCCCGAGGACGCGCCGAGGCTCCATGAGCTGCGCTTCGACTGGGCTCGGGACGGCATCATCACCGGCACTTCCGCTGTCCTCTGGATTTCCAGCGAAGCACTCTTCAAGGACGACCTGGCCCCCGCGGAGTGCCGCTGGTGCGACCGGGCTCCGGACGGCACCGACAGGCTCAACCGCCTGGACCGCTGGGGCCGGGGCCTGGCCGGAGACACCGACGCATCACGCCACCGCGCGGCGACATGGAGCAACATCCTGGGATTTGGCGCGGTGCCCCTGGGCGTGATGGGCGCGCAGTTCGCCCTCGTCCGCTCCTCGAACGCCCCCGACCGGTTCTTCGCGGAGGACGCCACCATCATCCTCGAGAGCACGATGCTCGCCATCCTGGCCAACCAGGCGGTGAAGTTCATCGCGGGCCGCGAGCGACCCTTCGTCCACGTCCTGTCCGCGGACCAGAAGCACCTCACCGAGCAGCCCAGCGACAACAACCTGTCTTTCTACAGCGGTCACACCAGCCTCGCCTTCTCGCTGGTGGTGTCCGCCGGCACCGTGGCCGCGCTGAGAGGTTACGAGCACCAGGAATGGATCTGGGCCGTGGGCCTTCCGCTGGCCGCCTCCGTGGGACTGCTGCGCATGGGCGCGGACAAGCACTACCTCACCGACGTGGCCATGGGCGCGATTCTGGGCTCGGCCTTCGGCGTGGCCATTCCCCTGCTGATGCACGGACGACAGCAGGCGGTGGAGCCCTCCGCCTCCAGCACCCCTCCCACCGCCACGCGCTGGAGGCCCATGGTCGGCGCGCGCATGGCGGGTATCTCGGGCGTCTTCTAG
- a CDS encoding metallophosphoesterase family protein: MPEPLLVAALGDIHGRFHRVETWLDALEQARGRPVGMVLAVGDVEAFRRADDHRRKAAKRTMPAEFAEYADGIRRVKRPLYFIGGNNEDFEALHDFQDGGELAPGVTYLGRSGSRELCGLRVAYLSGIHAPRFIEQPLRRPITQDLMKQAGYFRAAEVERVMPLRDMDLMLVHEWPRGIVQRAREENPTPPRPLPSYWIGNPVTRRLVDTVLPRWMLCGHSHKAFAVTLEGVGRPATRIACLDQASRPEESVFWLEYEGRTAVRAGWGVTGQVAWALDQRWDMASLPVPSVEPEGGDATVTAPV; the protein is encoded by the coding sequence ATGCCGGAGCCCCTCCTGGTTGCTGCCTTGGGTGACATCCACGGTCGCTTCCACCGCGTGGAGACGTGGTTGGACGCGCTGGAACAGGCACGTGGGCGGCCCGTGGGGATGGTGCTGGCGGTGGGCGACGTGGAGGCCTTCCGCCGCGCGGATGACCACCGGCGCAAGGCCGCCAAGCGCACGATGCCCGCCGAGTTCGCCGAATACGCGGATGGCATCCGCCGCGTGAAGCGGCCGCTCTACTTCATCGGGGGAAACAACGAGGACTTCGAGGCGCTGCACGACTTCCAGGACGGAGGCGAGCTGGCGCCCGGGGTGACGTATCTGGGGCGCTCCGGCTCGCGGGAGCTGTGCGGGCTTCGGGTGGCCTACCTGTCGGGCATCCATGCCCCGCGCTTCATCGAACAGCCCCTGCGGCGTCCCATCACCCAGGACCTGATGAAGCAGGCGGGGTACTTCCGCGCGGCGGAGGTGGAGCGGGTGATGCCGCTGCGGGACATGGACCTGATGCTCGTCCATGAGTGGCCGCGAGGCATCGTCCAGCGTGCGCGCGAGGAGAACCCCACACCGCCCCGGCCGTTGCCATCGTATTGGATTGGCAACCCGGTGACGCGCAGGTTGGTGGACACGGTGCTGCCACGGTGGATGTTGTGCGGGCACTCGCACAAGGCCTTCGCGGTGACGCTGGAGGGAGTGGGGCGTCCGGCGACGCGCATCGCGTGCCTGGACCAGGCCTCCCGTCCGGAGGAGTCCGTGTTCTGGCTGGAGTACGAGGGCCGCACGGCGGTGCGTGCGGGGTGGGGCGTCACGGGACAGGTGGCCTGGGCGCTGGACCAGCGCTGGGACATGGCATCGCTGCCGGTGCCCTCGGTGGAGCCGGAGGGGGGCGACGCCACGGTGACCGCGCCCGTCTAG